A region from the Microcebus murinus isolate Inina chromosome 3, M.murinus_Inina_mat1.0, whole genome shotgun sequence genome encodes:
- the DOK1 gene encoding docking protein 1 isoform X2 has translation MDGAVMEGPLFLQSQRFGTKVMFSFEAGRRCPSGPGTFTFQTAQGNDIFQAVETAIHRQKAEGKAGQGHDVLRAEAHEGEVAEGKLASPPGPQELLGNSPALYAEPLDSLRIAPGPPQDSLYSDPLDSTPAWAGEGVQLKKPVYWDLYEHVQQQLLKAKLTDPKEDPIYDEPEGLASAPSRSLYDLPQEPKDAWWCQARVKEEGYELPYNPATDDYAVPPSRSTKPIPAPKPQGLAISQPGTTTGSGRKGHSSDTVLYSQVQKSGTSGSWDCGLSGVGTDRAGVKSGGST, from the coding sequence GTCATGTTCTCTTTTGAGGCCGGCCGACGCTGCCCCTCGGGCCCTGGAACCTTCACCTTCCAGACGGCACAGGGAAATGACATCTTTCAGGCAGTTGAGACTGCCATCCACCGGCAGAAGGCTGAGGGAAAAGCTGGACAGGGACACGACGTTCTTAGAGCTGAAGCCCATGAaggggaggtggcagaggggaaGTTGGCTTCTCCTCCTGGCCCCCAGGAGCTCCTGGGAAACTCCCCAGCACTATATGCTGAGCCCTTAGACTCCCTGCGCATTGCTCCAGGCCCTCCCCAGGACTCTCTATACTCAGACCCCTTGGACAGCACCCCTgcttgggcaggggagggggtacAGTTGAAGAAACCTGTCTATTGGGACTTGTATGAGCATGTGCAGCAGCAGTTGCTGAAGGCCAAGCTGACAGACCCCAAAGAGGACCCCATCTATGATGAACCTGAGGGCCTGGCTTCAGCCCCTTCCCGGAGCCTTTATGATCTACCTCAGGAACCCAAGGATGCGTGGTGGTGCCAGGCTCGGGTGAAGGAGGAGGGCTATGAGCTCCCCTACAACCCTGCCACTGATGACTATGCCGTGCCACCCTCTCGGAGCACAAAGCCCATCCCAGCTCCCaagccccagggcctggccatcTCTCAACCTGGTACTACAACTGGCAGTGGCAGGAAAGGCCACAGCTCAGACACTGTCCTGTACAGCCAGGTCCAGAAGAGTGGAACGTCAGGGAGCTGGGACTGTGGGCTCTCTGGAGTAGGAACTGACAGGGCTGGGGTCAAGTCAGGAGGCTCCACCTGA
- the DOK1 gene encoding docking protein 1 isoform X3, with product MFSFEAGRRCPSGPGTFTFQTAQGNDIFQAVETAIHRQKAEGKAGQGHDVLRAEAHEGEVAEGKLASPPGPQELLGNSPALYAEPLDSLRIAPGPPQDSLYSDPLDSTPAWAGEGVQLKKPVYWDLYEHVQQQLLKAKLTDPKEDPIYDEPEGLASAPSRSLYDLPQEPKDAWWCQARVKEEGYELPYNPATDDYAVPPSRSTKPIPAPKPQGLAISQPGTTTGSGRKGHSSDTVLYSQVQKSGTSGSWDCGLSGVGTDRAGVKSGGST from the coding sequence ATGTTCTCTTTTGAGGCCGGCCGACGCTGCCCCTCGGGCCCTGGAACCTTCACCTTCCAGACGGCACAGGGAAATGACATCTTTCAGGCAGTTGAGACTGCCATCCACCGGCAGAAGGCTGAGGGAAAAGCTGGACAGGGACACGACGTTCTTAGAGCTGAAGCCCATGAaggggaggtggcagaggggaaGTTGGCTTCTCCTCCTGGCCCCCAGGAGCTCCTGGGAAACTCCCCAGCACTATATGCTGAGCCCTTAGACTCCCTGCGCATTGCTCCAGGCCCTCCCCAGGACTCTCTATACTCAGACCCCTTGGACAGCACCCCTgcttgggcaggggagggggtacAGTTGAAGAAACCTGTCTATTGGGACTTGTATGAGCATGTGCAGCAGCAGTTGCTGAAGGCCAAGCTGACAGACCCCAAAGAGGACCCCATCTATGATGAACCTGAGGGCCTGGCTTCAGCCCCTTCCCGGAGCCTTTATGATCTACCTCAGGAACCCAAGGATGCGTGGTGGTGCCAGGCTCGGGTGAAGGAGGAGGGCTATGAGCTCCCCTACAACCCTGCCACTGATGACTATGCCGTGCCACCCTCTCGGAGCACAAAGCCCATCCCAGCTCCCaagccccagggcctggccatcTCTCAACCTGGTACTACAACTGGCAGTGGCAGGAAAGGCCACAGCTCAGACACTGTCCTGTACAGCCAGGTCCAGAAGAGTGGAACGTCAGGGAGCTGGGACTGTGGGCTCTCTGGAGTAGGAACTGACAGGGCTGGGGTCAAGTCAGGAGGCTCCACCTGA